The following are encoded together in the Streptomyces sp. NBC_01465 genome:
- a CDS encoding CCA tRNA nucleotidyltransferase — MPNANEDNPSALSQVQHRAVSELLRVSPVADDLARRFQEAGFSLALVGGSVRDALLGRLGNDLDFTTDARPEDVLKIVRPWADSVWEVGIAFGTVGCQKQSYQIEVTTYRSEAYDRTSRKPEVSYGDSIEEDLVRRDFTVNAMAVALPEKEFIDPHNGLGDLAGKVLRTPGTPEDSFSDDPLRMMRAARFAAQLDFEVAPEVVAAMTAMADRIEIVSAERVRDELNKLLLSENPRKGLALLVDTGLAAYVLPELPELRLESDEHHRHKDVYEHSLTVLEQAIDLEKDGPDLVLRLAALLHDIGKPKTRRFEQDGRVSFHHHEVVGAKLTKKRMTALKYSNDMVKDVTKLVELHLRFHGYGTGEWTDSAVRRYVRDAGPLLERLHKLTRSDCTTRNKRKANALSRAYDGLEERIAQLQEQEELDSIRPDLDGNQIMEILGVSPGPVIGNAYKFLLELRLENGPMEHEAAVAALKEWWAAQQG, encoded by the coding sequence GTGCCGAATGCCAACGAAGACAATCCCAGTGCCCTGAGCCAGGTGCAGCACCGTGCGGTCAGTGAACTGCTGCGGGTGTCCCCGGTCGCCGACGACCTCGCCCGCCGTTTCCAGGAGGCCGGGTTCAGCCTCGCGCTGGTCGGTGGCTCGGTCAGGGACGCGCTGCTCGGCCGGCTCGGCAATGACCTGGACTTCACGACCGATGCGCGGCCCGAGGACGTACTGAAGATCGTCCGGCCGTGGGCGGACTCGGTGTGGGAGGTCGGGATCGCCTTCGGGACGGTGGGCTGCCAGAAGCAGAGCTACCAGATCGAGGTCACGACGTACCGGTCCGAGGCGTACGACCGGACCTCGCGCAAGCCCGAGGTGTCCTACGGCGACTCCATCGAGGAAGACCTGGTCCGCCGGGACTTCACCGTCAACGCGATGGCTGTCGCGCTGCCGGAGAAGGAGTTCATCGATCCGCACAACGGGCTCGGGGACCTTGCCGGGAAGGTCTTGCGTACGCCGGGCACCCCGGAGGACTCGTTCTCCGACGACCCTCTGCGCATGATGCGGGCGGCACGCTTCGCCGCGCAGCTGGACTTCGAGGTGGCCCCCGAGGTCGTCGCCGCGATGACGGCGATGGCCGACCGCATCGAGATCGTCTCGGCCGAGCGAGTGCGTGACGAGCTCAACAAGCTGCTGCTGTCGGAGAATCCGCGCAAGGGGCTCGCGCTGCTCGTCGACACGGGTCTTGCCGCGTACGTCCTGCCCGAGCTTCCCGAGCTCCGGCTGGAGAGTGACGAACACCACCGTCACAAGGACGTCTACGAGCACTCCCTGACCGTGCTTGAGCAGGCCATCGACCTGGAGAAGGACGGGCCCGACCTGGTGCTGCGGCTGGCTGCGCTGCTGCATGACATCGGCAAGCCGAAGACCCGCCGCTTCGAGCAGGACGGCCGCGTCTCCTTCCACCACCACGAGGTGGTGGGGGCGAAGCTGACCAAGAAGCGCATGACCGCGCTCAAGTACTCCAACGACATGGTCAAGGACGTCACCAAGCTGGTCGAGCTGCACCTGCGGTTCCACGGCTACGGGACCGGGGAGTGGACCGATTCCGCCGTACGACGGTACGTGCGCGATGCGGGGCCGCTGCTGGAGCGGCTGCACAAGCTGACCCGCTCGGACTGCACCACGCGCAACAAGCGCAAGGCGAACGCCCTGTCGCGGGCGTACGACGGGCTCGAGGAACGGATCGCGCAGCTGCAGGAGCAGGAGGAGCTGGACTCGATCCGGCCCGACCTGGACGGCAACCAGATCATGGAGATTCTGGGGGTCAGCCCCGGGCCTGTGATCGGCAACGCGTACAAGTTCCTGCTGGAGCTGCGGCTGGAGAACGGGCCGATGGAGCATGAGGCGGCGGTTGCGGCGCTCAAGGAGTGGTGGGCCGCGCAGCAGGGCTGA
- a CDS encoding inositol-3-phosphate synthase, with protein MGSVRVAIVGVGNCAASLVQGVEYYKDADPKAKVPGLMHVQFGDYHVGDVEFVAAFDVDAKKVGLDLSDAIGASENNTIKICDVPNKGITVQRGHTHDGLGKYYRMTIEESSEAPVDVVQVLKDQQVDVLVCYLPVGSEVAAKFYAQCAIDAKVAFVNALPVFIAGTKEWADKFTEAGVPIVGDDIKSQVGATITHRVMAKLFEDRGVRLERTMQLNVGGNMDFKNMLERDRLESKKISKTQAVTSQIRDRELGENNVHIGPSDYVAWLDDRKWAYVRLEGRAFGDVPLNLEYKLEVWDSPNSAGVIIDAVRAAKIAKDRGIGGPILSASSYFMKSPPVQYFDDEAFENVEKFIKGEVER; from the coding sequence ATGGGTTCGGTTCGCGTAGCCATCGTCGGCGTGGGCAACTGCGCCGCCTCGCTGGTCCAGGGCGTCGAGTACTACAAGGACGCTGACCCCAAGGCCAAGGTGCCGGGTCTGATGCACGTCCAGTTCGGCGACTACCACGTGGGTGACGTCGAGTTCGTCGCCGCCTTCGATGTCGACGCGAAGAAGGTCGGCCTCGACCTCTCGGACGCCATCGGTGCCAGCGAGAACAACACCATCAAGATCTGTGACGTCCCGAACAAGGGCATCACGGTCCAGCGCGGTCACACGCACGATGGTCTCGGCAAGTACTACCGCATGACGATCGAGGAGTCCTCCGAGGCCCCCGTCGACGTCGTCCAGGTCCTCAAGGACCAGCAGGTCGACGTCCTCGTCTGCTACCTGCCCGTCGGTTCCGAGGTCGCTGCGAAGTTCTACGCGCAGTGCGCCATCGACGCCAAGGTCGCCTTCGTCAACGCGCTTCCGGTCTTCATCGCCGGCACCAAGGAGTGGGCGGACAAGTTCACCGAGGCGGGCGTCCCGATCGTCGGCGACGACATCAAGTCGCAGGTCGGCGCCACCATCACGCACCGCGTGATGGCCAAGCTCTTCGAAGACCGCGGTGTCCGCCTCGAGCGCACCATGCAGCTGAACGTCGGCGGCAACATGGACTTCAAGAACATGCTCGAGCGTGACCGCCTCGAGTCCAAGAAGATCTCGAAGACGCAGGCCGTCACCTCGCAGATCCGCGACCGCGAGCTGGGCGAGAACAACGTCCACATCGGTCCGTCGGACTACGTGGCCTGGCTCGACGACCGCAAGTGGGCGTACGTCCGCCTCGAGGGCCGCGCCTTCGGCGACGTCCCGCTGAACCTCGAGTACAAGCTCGAGGTGTGGGACTCCCCGAACTCCGCGGGTGTCATCATCGACGCCGTGCGCGCCGCGAAGATCGCCAAGGACCGCGGCATCGGCGGCCCGATCCTCTCCGCGTCCTCGTACTTCATGAAGTCCCCGCCGGTTCAGTACTTCGACGACGAGGCCTTCGAGAACGTCGAGAAGTTCATCAAGGGCGAGGTCGAGCGCTAA
- a CDS encoding LppU/SCO3897 family protein, with translation MSTPPPQGQNPYAQQPANPYGQQPQGGNPYGQQQPGVPPQQSPYMNQGGPIPQAPMGTPTRPSAFKRFKTIGLVVIVAIMAIVGWVASRDDADTAKVGDCMSISNPDSATDPDLEVVDCGDAKAKYKVAEKKDGSGDCDRTKYSQYRESGKDSFTLCLADYKK, from the coding sequence ATGTCCACACCGCCGCCGCAGGGCCAGAACCCGTACGCGCAGCAGCCCGCCAACCCATACGGCCAGCAGCCCCAGGGCGGCAACCCGTACGGCCAGCAGCAGCCGGGGGTCCCGCCGCAGCAGTCGCCCTACATGAACCAGGGTGGCCCGATTCCGCAGGCGCCCATGGGTACGCCGACACGACCCAGCGCGTTCAAGAGGTTCAAGACCATCGGCCTTGTTGTAATCGTCGCGATCATGGCGATAGTCGGCTGGGTCGCGAGCCGCGACGACGCGGACACCGCCAAGGTCGGCGACTGCATGAGCATCAGCAACCCGGACAGCGCCACTGACCCGGATCTTGAGGTCGTGGACTGCGGCGACGCCAAGGCCAAATACAAGGTTGCCGAGAAGAAGGACGGCTCGGGGGACTGCGACCGCACGAAGTACTCGCAGTACCGCGAGAGCGGCAAGGACTCCTTCACGCTCTGCCTCGCGGACTACAAGAAGTAG
- a CDS encoding MFS transporter, whose product MAVVRDLRVLLRLSGFRRLLALRLLSQSADGVYQVALATYVVFSPEKQTSPAAIASAMAVLLLPYSLIGPFAGVLLDRWQRRQVFLYGNLLRAAMATGTALLIVASAPDWLFYASALSVTAVNRFVLSGLSAALPRVVDPGRLVIANSLSPTAGTLAATLGGGLALAVRVLAADSDAAVVLLGALLYLCAALSSLRMSRELLGPDQELLQPRLAAALASTAQGLAAGVRHLAERRPASRALAAMTLMRFCYGALTVMVLMLCRYAWTTDESDGLALLGLALGISGAGFFVAAVVTPWAVGRFGPYGWIAVCAGSAAVLEPALGLPFEPVPMLVAAFVLGLVTQGAKISTDTVVQSSVDDAYRGRVFSLYDVLFNVAFVGAAAVAALMLPPDGKSVPLVVTVAFIYAAVAALMARFRRA is encoded by the coding sequence ATGGCCGTCGTCCGTGATCTGCGCGTACTGCTGCGTCTGTCCGGATTCCGGCGGCTGCTGGCGCTTCGGCTGCTCTCCCAGTCGGCCGACGGCGTCTACCAGGTAGCGCTCGCCACCTATGTGGTCTTCTCCCCCGAGAAGCAGACCTCTCCCGCCGCCATCGCCTCCGCGATGGCGGTCCTGCTCCTCCCGTACTCCCTGATCGGCCCGTTCGCCGGCGTCCTCCTGGACCGCTGGCAGCGCCGCCAGGTCTTCCTCTACGGAAATCTGCTGCGGGCCGCCATGGCGACGGGCACGGCCCTGCTGATCGTCGCCTCCGCCCCCGACTGGCTCTTCTACGCCTCGGCCCTGAGCGTCACCGCGGTCAACCGCTTTGTCCTGTCCGGTCTTTCGGCCGCGCTGCCCCGCGTCGTCGATCCCGGCCGGCTCGTCATCGCCAACTCCCTCTCCCCTACGGCGGGCACCCTCGCCGCGACCCTCGGCGGCGGACTGGCCCTGGCCGTACGGGTGCTGGCCGCGGACTCCGACGCCGCCGTGGTGCTGCTGGGCGCCCTCCTGTACCTCTGTGCAGCGCTGTCCTCGCTCCGGATGTCCCGCGAACTCCTCGGCCCCGACCAGGAGTTGCTCCAGCCCCGCCTGGCCGCCGCTCTGGCCTCCACGGCGCAGGGCCTGGCCGCCGGCGTCCGCCACCTCGCCGAACGCCGCCCGGCGTCCCGCGCGCTGGCCGCGATGACGCTGATGCGCTTCTGCTACGGAGCGCTGACGGTGATGGTGCTGATGCTGTGCCGGTACGCGTGGACCACGGACGAGTCCGACGGCCTGGCGCTTCTCGGCCTCGCGCTCGGGATCTCGGGCGCGGGATTCTTCGTCGCGGCGGTGGTGACCCCTTGGGCGGTGGGCCGATTCGGCCCGTACGGCTGGATCGCGGTCTGCGCGGGTTCGGCGGCCGTACTGGAACCGGCACTCGGCCTGCCCTTCGAGCCCGTGCCGATGCTGGTCGCCGCGTTCGTCCTGGGCCTGGTCACCCAGGGCGCGAAGATCTCCACGGACACGGTGGTCCAGTCCTCGGTCGACGACGCCTATCGGGGCCGCGTCTTCTCCCTCTACGACGTCCTCTTCAACGTCGCCTTCGTGGGAGCAGCGGCGGTGGCGGCACTGATGCTCCCGCCCGACGGGAAATCGGTCCCGCTCGTCGTCACAGTTGCCTTCATCTACGCGGCAGTTGCTGCACTTATGGCCCGCTTTCGCCGCGCGTAA